Proteins from a genomic interval of Chanodichthys erythropterus isolate Z2021 chromosome 8, ASM2448905v1, whole genome shotgun sequence:
- the LOC137024858 gene encoding complement C1q-like protein 4, giving the protein MTEQELKTNISEVRMKALVCILLLLETFVFVVQQQVDGGLNEKERPDIYKALRELTATVTEQKENIRALETQLRNEMKKKDEEISNLTLSQVELRKENRDREIAFSAALTQSNGENIGPFPTEVTLTYKNVFTNIGNAYNPITGVFTAPLKGAYMFRISVFGYGPNPAGACIYKNGEKLVIAFANQPQRELNSSNGVVLILEVGDVVYVRLYPNTKIYDSYNNHSTFSGYLLFTLI; this is encoded by the exons ATGACAGAGCAAGAGCTCAAAACAAACATCAGTGAAGTGAGAATGAAGGCTTTAGTATGTATACTGCTGCTGTTGGAAACCTTTGTGTTTGTCGTCCAGCAGCAGGTAGATGGAGGACTCAATGAGAAGGAGCGCCCCGACATCTATAAAGCGCtgagagaactgaccgccaccgttacagagcagaaggAAAACATCAGAGCTTTAGAGACACAACTGAGGAATGAGATGAAGAAGAAAGATGAAG aaatttCAAATCTTACTCTGAGTCAAGTGGAGTTGAGAAAGGAAAATAGAG ACAGAGAAATAGCTTTTTCAGCTGCACTGACACAATCGAACGGTGAAAATATTGGACCTTTTCCCACTGAAGTCACGCTAACCTACAAGAACGTCTTCACAAACATAGGGAACGCCTACAACCCAATTACAG GTGTTTTCACAGCCCCACTGAAAGGAGCGTACATGTTCAGAATCTCTGTATTTGGTTATGGTCCAAATCCAGCAGGTGCCTGCATTTATAAGAATGGAGAGAAATTGGTTATAGCATTTGCTAATCAGCCTCAGAGAGAGTTAAACTCCTCGAATGGAGTTGTGTTGATCCTGGAGGTTGGAGATGTTGTCTATGTGAGACTGTACCCTAACACGAAGATATATGATAGCTATAATAACCACAGCACATTCAGTGGTTATCTGCTGTTTACCTTAATATAA